CAGCGCATTTGAAAAGGCTACTGCCATCGGAACACAGGAAGAAGAGATCTTCCTCAACCAGAACGAAAAACTGGTAAGATGGGAATTCATCAACATAAGCGAACTCTACCAGCTATCAGCCCTCATAGACGGAGCCGAACTCTACTCACGAATCCAGGAAACAGACGATGCAGAACTTTTCACTGAACAGGTGCATCGCAAAGCTGCACATATACAGAACAATATCACACATAAGATCCTGCAACTATTCTAAATCTGAATAATGGCCGCATCAATTCTGGCATCAAGGCGGAACAAGCTGATAGTTCTGGGCAACTGGTTGCTCTGGACCACGCTGCACGCCTATGTGCTGAATGAATGGGGCCTCAGCTGGGACGTCAGTTCCATCGATGCAGCCATCAACAATTCCGTACTGCTGGTATGCTGCTTCCTCCTCATCGCCAACCTCCATTATTACCGGCCGAGAAAAGGACTGCTGCCTTACCTCCTGCTCATCTGCAGCGCATTGAGCGCCCTCACCATGTGCGGCGCTTATTATATTCTCAAATCCGCCATGGGCGATGATCCGCATTACATGGAGATACTGGAGCATTCCAAAGGAGTCCGCTTCAGCATTGCCCTGTTGATGACAGGAGGCGTGGCCCTGGTATCCGAACTCTGGTACACACTGGAAGAACAAAAGGACCAGGAAAAGAGAAGGGCCGATGCCGAAAAGATCGCCCGCGATGCCGAGCTCTACCAGTTGAGACAACAACTGCAACCACATTTCCTGTTCAACAGCCT
This portion of the Pseudobacter ginsenosidimutans genome encodes:
- a CDS encoding DUF4288 domain-containing protein, translated to MNWYLAKIVYRIHCGTDGDQHAQFDEQLRLIAADNETSAFEKATAIGTQEEEIFLNQNEKLVRWEFINISELYQLSALIDGAELYSRIQETDDAELFTEQVHRKAAHIQNNITHKILQLF
- a CDS encoding sensor histidine kinase is translated as MAASILASRRNKLIVLGNWLLWTTLHAYVLNEWGLSWDVSSIDAAINNSVLLVCCFLLIANLHYYRPRKGLLPYLLLICSALSALTMCGAYYILKSAMGDDPHYMEILEHSKGVRFSIALLMTGGVALVSELWYTLEEQKDQEKRRADAEKIARDAELYQLRQQLQPHFLFNSLNSISALVSFKPAEARKMIQQLSDFLRGTLRKEEQQWISLADELKHLQLYLEIEKVRFGHRLQTMITQEEGTRELQIPHMLLQPVVENAIKFGLYDTTGDVEIRIEAGIQNNMLTLTVQNPFDPATASPQSGTGFGLHSARRRLYLLFGRQDLLSTTSADNVFTTTIKIPQL